One Heptranchias perlo isolate sHepPer1 chromosome 31, sHepPer1.hap1, whole genome shotgun sequence DNA segment encodes these proteins:
- the LOC137300335 gene encoding lysophosphatidic acid receptor 6-like, whose protein sequence is MTVNTSISNITCKPQKLVIFIPAFLSVVFITGFVLSALSLYTFWFRFKKWKTGMFIQFNLALSDIIIIPAAPFMIIYFSMSNNWPFGQLLCKLQASLLTIHMYGSVYFLTLVGVHRYITVACLTKNSIFKNKRFVKLICLAVWILLFIEALPFFFVLKISEVHNITKCVSVHQKEMSSMYFTWSMVMLIPGFIIPFGVSVACYSLLGSYIIKMDTNLSRGKAMKVKSMGMIAVSLVTFVVCCLPVQVSRIAGVIVKQLYPEQCQLLNNIENIYYTSLVFANVNCCLDPLLYWFSSRKFQEAFKSTLNLFRCHFKKQNPSFNTDIQLSSKTN, encoded by the coding sequence ATGACCGTTAATACTTCAATCAGCAATATCACGTGTAAACCTCAGAAGCTGGTTATTTTCATCCCTGCATTTCTAAGTGTGGTTTTTATAACGGGTTTTGTTCTGAGTGCCTTGAGCCTGTATACATTTTGGTTTCGCTTCAAGAAGTGGAAAACTGGAATGTTCATCCAGTTTAATTTGGCTTTATCAGACATCATCATAATTCCAGCAGCACCGTTTATGATCATCTACTTCTCAATGTCAAATAATTGGCCATTTGGACAGTTACTATGTAAGTTACAAGCGAGCTTATTAACTATACATATGTACGGCAGCGTATACTTTCTCACTTTGGTTGGTGTTCACAGATATATCACAGTTGCATGCTTGACCAAAAACAGTATTTTTAAGAACAAAAGGTTTGTGAAGTTAATTTGCTTGGCCGTATGGATTTTGCTCTTTATCGAAGCATTACCGTTCTTTTTTGTCCTCAAAATATCTGAAGTTCATAACATTACCAAATGTGTAAGTGTACATCAAAAGGAAATGTCATCTATGTATTTTACATGGAGCATGGTCATGTTAATCCCCGGGTTCATCATCCCATTTGGAGTTTCTGTGGCTTGCTACAGTCTGCTTGGATCTTATATAATTAAAATGGACACCAATCTTTCAAGGGGAAAAGCTATGAAAGTGAAATCAATGGGGATGATTGCTGTGTCTCTGGTTACATTCGTCGTTTGCTGTTTGCCAGTGCAGGTGTCGCGTATTGCTGGTGTTATAGTTAAACAGCTCTATCCTGAGCAGTGCCAATTGCTGAACAACATAGAAAATATTTATTATACATCTTTGGTGTTCGCCAATGTGAACTGTTGCCTGGATCCTTTACTCTACTGGTTTTCCAGTCGGAAATTCCAAGAAGCTTTCAAAAGTACTCTGAACTTATTTAGATGTCATTTCAAAAAGCAAAATCCAAGTTTCAACACAGATATTCAGTTAAGCAGCAAGACCAACTGA